One genomic segment of Parus major isolate Abel chromosome 10, Parus_major1.1, whole genome shotgun sequence includes these proteins:
- the PGPEP1L gene encoding pyroglutamyl-peptidase 1-like protein encodes MDSNSRTVVVTGFGPFRQYLVNSSWEAVKELSKRGLGENIDLRIMQLPVVYQKAKEQVCKIWTTLQPLLTVHVGLASSATALIILEQCGKNKGYQERDACGFHPEGACCVLDGPEKIESTINMKSLWRNISVEGIDIILSRDAGRYICDYTYYTSLYYGNGKAAFIHVPPLSESVTAEFLGKALQTIILAMLEQCGEQREMDHRGKK; translated from the exons ATGGATTCGAATTCCAGAACTGTGGTGGTGACTg gttttggTCCCTTCAGACAATACCTGGTTAATTCTAGCTGGGAAGCAGTGAAG GAGCTGTCCAAGAGAGGCCTTGGTGAAAACATCGACCTCCGGATCATGCAGCTGCCAGTGGTTTACCAAAAAGCAAAGGAGCAAGTCTGCAAGATATGGACAACTCTTCAGCCACTG CTTACAGTTCATGTTGGGCTGGCTTCCTCCGCCACAGCGCTCATCATCCTGGAGCAGTGTGGGAAGAACAAAGGCTACCAGGAGAGGGATGCTTGTGGTTTTCACCCAGAAGGTGCCTGCTGCGTGCTAGATGGCCCAGAAAAGATTGAATCTACAATTAATATGAAGAGTCTCTGGAGAAACATCTCAGTGGAAGGGATTGATATCATCCTTTCCAGAGATGCGGGAAG GTACATCTGTGATTACACCTACTACACTTCTCTGTATTATGGCaatggaaaagctgctttcatcCACGTCCCTCCATTATCTGAGTCAGTAACAGCAGAATTTCTAGGAAAAGCATTACAGACCATTATCTTAGCAATGTTAGAACAGTGTGGGGAACAAAGAGAGATGGATcatagagggaaaaaatga